A genomic window from Gossypium hirsutum isolate 1008001.06 chromosome D12, Gossypium_hirsutum_v2.1, whole genome shotgun sequence includes:
- the LOC121224346 gene encoding F-box protein SKIP8 isoform X3, giving the protein MEISYNPSIALQSHQSLIIATIVTLLPLLLAVRSLLFRRPHKPNVSRPAPSAGKEETKQATPSCSCNGTSGSEAFLNGDIAAPAEEDMVTADVSKVAAERQSGASMMEQLVPEITTHALSYLDYPSLCRLSMTNSLMRKAANDDNAWKALYHKDFTLEQDSITPVNGWKAYYAATRAIMNVNTEFFNIIRNRSLTAMSCFWLNADYVKCVHASGEHFSGLLQWI; this is encoded by the exons ATGGAGATTTCCTATAACCCCTCCATCGCTCTCCAATCCCATCAGTCGTTGATCATAGCCACAATCGTTACCCTCCTTCCCCTACTCCTCGCCGTCCGATCATTATTATTCAGGAGGCCACACAAACCCAACGTCTCCCGTCCCGCCCCGTCAGCCGGGAAAGAAGAGACTAAACAAGCCACACCCTCGTGTTCCTGCAACGGTACTTCTGGTTCCGAGGCTTTCCTTAACGGCGACATTGCTGCTCCGGCGGAGGAGGATATGGTGACGGCGGATGTTTCCAAGGTAGCGGCGGAGAGGCAGAGTGGGGCGTCAATGATGGAGCAGTTGGTGCCGGAGATTACTACGCACGCGCTTAGTTACTTGGATTATCCGAGCCTGTGTCGACTTTCTATGACTAATTCACTGATGAGAAAGGCAGCCAATGATGATAATGCTTGGAAAGCGCTTTATCACAAG GATTTTACGTTGGAGCAAGATAGCATAACACCGGTTAATGGGTGGAAGGCATACTATGCAGCTACAAGAGCCATAATGAATGTGAATACAGAATTCTTTAACATCATCAGAAATAGGTCTCTTACTGCAATGAGTTGTTTTTGGCTGAATGCAGATTATGTAAAGTGTGTTCACGCATCAGGAGAACATTTTTCAGG GCTTCTGCaatggatttaa
- the LOC121224346 gene encoding F-box protein SKIP8 isoform X2, whose translation MEISYNPSIALQSHQSLIIATIVTLLPLLLAVRSLLFRRPHKPNVSRPAPSAGKEETKQATPSCSCNGTSGSEAFLNGDIAAPAEEDMVTADVSKVAAERQSGASMMEQLVPEITTHALSYLDYPSLCRLSMTNSLMRKAANDDNAWKALYHKDFTLEQDSITPVNGWKAYYAATRAIMNVNTEFFNIIRNRSLTAMSCFWLNADYVKCVHASGEHFSGFHQASAMDLKF comes from the exons ATGGAGATTTCCTATAACCCCTCCATCGCTCTCCAATCCCATCAGTCGTTGATCATAGCCACAATCGTTACCCTCCTTCCCCTACTCCTCGCCGTCCGATCATTATTATTCAGGAGGCCACACAAACCCAACGTCTCCCGTCCCGCCCCGTCAGCCGGGAAAGAAGAGACTAAACAAGCCACACCCTCGTGTTCCTGCAACGGTACTTCTGGTTCCGAGGCTTTCCTTAACGGCGACATTGCTGCTCCGGCGGAGGAGGATATGGTGACGGCGGATGTTTCCAAGGTAGCGGCGGAGAGGCAGAGTGGGGCGTCAATGATGGAGCAGTTGGTGCCGGAGATTACTACGCACGCGCTTAGTTACTTGGATTATCCGAGCCTGTGTCGACTTTCTATGACTAATTCACTGATGAGAAAGGCAGCCAATGATGATAATGCTTGGAAAGCGCTTTATCACAAG GATTTTACGTTGGAGCAAGATAGCATAACACCGGTTAATGGGTGGAAGGCATACTATGCAGCTACAAGAGCCATAATGAATGTGAATACAGAATTCTTTAACATCATCAGAAATAGGTCTCTTACTGCAATGAGTTGTTTTTGGCTGAATGCAGATTATGTAAAGTGTGTTCACGCATCAGGAGAACATTTTTCAGG TTTTCATCAGGCTTCTGCaatggatttaaaattttag
- the LOC121224346 gene encoding F-box protein SKIP8 isoform X1, translating to MEISYNPSIALQSHQSLIIATIVTLLPLLLAVRSLLFRRPHKPNVSRPAPSAGKEETKQATPSCSCNGTSGSEAFLNGDIAAPAEEDMVTADVSKVAAERQSGASMMEQLVPEITTHALSYLDYPSLCRLSMTNSLMRKAANDDNAWKALYHKDFTLEQDSITPVNGWKAYYAATRAIMNVNTEFFNIIRNRSLTAMSCFWLNADYVKCVHASGEHFSGYNAVIQSWQLAFNWEQGVDFRVRDVRARVLTDMAWVTMKTFVDMDSGPFNMTNIFEFHHGRWYLVHHHSSVMLLADADMEHQIVHG from the exons ATGGAGATTTCCTATAACCCCTCCATCGCTCTCCAATCCCATCAGTCGTTGATCATAGCCACAATCGTTACCCTCCTTCCCCTACTCCTCGCCGTCCGATCATTATTATTCAGGAGGCCACACAAACCCAACGTCTCCCGTCCCGCCCCGTCAGCCGGGAAAGAAGAGACTAAACAAGCCACACCCTCGTGTTCCTGCAACGGTACTTCTGGTTCCGAGGCTTTCCTTAACGGCGACATTGCTGCTCCGGCGGAGGAGGATATGGTGACGGCGGATGTTTCCAAGGTAGCGGCGGAGAGGCAGAGTGGGGCGTCAATGATGGAGCAGTTGGTGCCGGAGATTACTACGCACGCGCTTAGTTACTTGGATTATCCGAGCCTGTGTCGACTTTCTATGACTAATTCACTGATGAGAAAGGCAGCCAATGATGATAATGCTTGGAAAGCGCTTTATCACAAG GATTTTACGTTGGAGCAAGATAGCATAACACCGGTTAATGGGTGGAAGGCATACTATGCAGCTACAAGAGCCATAATGAATGTGAATACAGAATTCTTTAACATCATCAGAAATAGGTCTCTTACTGCAATGAGTTGTTTTTGGCTGAATGCAGATTATGTAAAGTGTGTTCACGCATCAGGAGAACATTTTTCAGG GTATAATGCTGTAATACAGAGTTGGCAGCTAGCATTTAATTGGGAGCAAGGGGTTGATTTCCGGGTTAGAGATGTTCGAGCCCGGGTACTGACAGACATGGCTTGGGTCACTATGAAAACCTTTGTTGACATGGATAGTGGACCATTTAACATGACCAACATCTTTGAGTTCCATCATGGGCGGTGGTACCTTGTGCATCATCACAGCTCGGTGATGCTGCTTGCTGATGCAGACATGGAACATCAGATTGTTCATGGATAA
- the LOC107947182 gene encoding uncharacterized protein, producing the protein MAMALLSAPSPPSHKTSFFQPPYTTSFRSIAFIKYPYKLTAASSTTPTAEDKPTASPDGVAVESESATMVAVEDPPFRGCKACGKEELERGCNGEGRIQGGIATVPGFGWWPIKAYRPCPAFVASGGRYTRRGQSMDEVASGGGGRVSSIGISDEAESTR; encoded by the exons ATGGCAATGGCGCTTCTCTCAGCACCCTCGCCACCATCTCATAAAACCTCCTTCTTTCAACCCCCTTACACCACCTCTTTTCGCTCCATAGCTTTCATCAAGTACCCATATAAGCTTACCGCTGCTTCTTCAACTACACCCACCGCTGAAGATAAACCTACCGCTTCACCTGATGGTGTTGCTGTCGAATCAGAATCTGCCACCATGGTTGCAGTTGAAGATCCTCCTTTCAG GGGTTGCAAGGCCTGTGGAAAAGAGGAATTGGAGAGGGGATGCAATGGTGAGGGGAGGATTCAAGGAGGGATTGCAACAGTCCCAGGGTTTGGTTGGTGGCCTATAAAGGCTTACCGTCCTTGCCCTGCATTTGTTGCATCTGGCGGTCGGTATACGCGGCGTGGTCAAAGCATGGATGAAGTTGCCTCTGGAGGAGGGGGAAGAGTTAGTTCCATAGGGATCAGTGATGAGGCTGAATCAA CAAGATAA
- the LOC107947181 gene encoding B2 protein produces the protein MENNQQSFWQFSDQLRVQNSNLANLSLNDSIWSSGYVSKRPDERRNFDIRVGGELNSVNSLKPKVTDFNSFSNDGWKIGATSNANIGFGPIGPIGSQNNVGVNGGINKGIYSKPGNNNNNFNVNLKGSKNKGEDNHGTKSGKKNTNKKNNNNNDNNNENKDGKSAADKRFKTLPPSESLPRNETVGGYIFVCNNDTMEENLRRQLFGLPPRYRDSVRAITPGLPLFLYNYSTHQLHGVFEAASFGGTNIDPTAWEDKKCPGESRFPAQVRVITRKICEPLEEDSFRPILHHYDGPKFRLELNIPEALSLLDIFADQQDTCIS, from the exons ATGGAGAACAACCAGCAATCCTTTTGGCAATTCAGTGATCAACTTAGGGTCCAAAATTCCAACTTGGCGAACCTTTCGCTCAACGATTCGATATGGAGCAGTGGTTACGTTTCGAAGAGGCCTGACGAGAGGAGGAATTTTGATATCAGAGTAGGCGGCGAACTGAACTCCGTCAACAGCTTGAAGCCGAAGGTCACCGATTTCAACTCTTTCAGCAACGATGGGTGGAAAATCGGAGCCACCAGCAACGCCAACATCGGGTTCGGTCCCATCGGTCCGATTGGATCTCAGAATAACGTTGGGGTCAACGGTGGGATCAACAAAGGGATCTATTCCAAGCCAGGGAACAACAACAATAACTTCAATGTTAATTTGAAAGGGAGCAAGAACAAAGGAGAAGATAATCATGGAACCAAGAGTGGGAAGAAGAACACCAACAAGAAAAACAATAACAACAACGACAATAACAACGAAAACAAGGATGGGAAAAGTGCTGCTGATAAAAGGTTTAAGACACTGCCACCATCTGAATCATTGCCGAGAAATGAAACTGTCGGCGGCTATATTTTTGTCTGCAACAACGATACCATGGAGGAGAATCTCAGAAGACAGCTCTTTG GTTTGCCTCCACGTTACCGTGATTCAGTCCGGGCAATAACTCCGGGCCTACCTCTGTTCCTCTACAACTACTCCACCCACCAACTCCATGGTGTTTTTGAG GCTGCAAGCTTTGGTGGAACAAACATTGACCCAACTGCCTGGGAGGACAAGAAATGCCCTGGCGAATCTCGATTCCCTGCTCAG GTTCGGGTTATTACAAGGAAAATCTGCGAGCCTCTTGAAGAAGATTCATTTAGGCCAATTCTCCATCACTACGATGGTCCAAAATTCCGCCTTGAACTCAACATCCCTGAG GCACTTTCCCTGTTGGATATATTTGCTGATCAACAAGATACTTGTATTTCTTAA